A single genomic interval of Agarivorans aestuarii harbors:
- a CDS encoding ATP-binding protein: protein MSKPSVSMFRKLDLAWQHSIGLLFSLVLVVALAFWGRQSSASVAPLATVIVAILSIILPLSVGLMCRSFYRKKYSYTMLVFGAAFFSVSGLELCYFILNSPSFLSAQPLSLNTVAIWSGLITRGFLAAVLLICGVLLSRYERLANGGKMSIMVLAIGSVIFSFLSVAFLYVVSLPFMQVALAHLHSVLELLVTAVFAIAITYFGWRGRWLNCTLECGVFACVCIQFILYFWPVSEDLGLNSFAVFSLSLIKLSSYLVVAVASYLELRAPAPVTALERERRREDRLIRLMERARGKQRSWFKRSKSSISTYVTLLSGCLVVAGVTVTYLIFYFSFVASLESEREQQLSLRNAIQVERLDREISHAYEELSHLAEQSLLNGFIQQQFVNDQFVNLEPDFWHSRLSSDIRQLLKREKALLAAHLIVVSQGQQFEYLSVGKRIGHTLPKALLLDAEKLPGRVHAQTIRQNSHGVWYLATSVLHSDGGVAAIWLFEYRLDDLFKVSQQASSNRSSQHAETTIGPLLVFDINGERLWRSEHGRGQSTSFQASEYQRIKQLINSPVKELPEQVVKFGSYILSIQRLPYLPSNNQEYLDLVQIADYEETIAASQMAAKQALLAAAVVIGLMVLVGWFFAHTIVAPLRYITNATLLFGERNIQVTLPDKSNDEVGVLARAIGQMTAKVDARTEQLNDEITEHQRSQQQLSIARRDAEAASQAKSDFLAMMSHEIRTPLNGILGMTQLLSASSLSEEQIEHVNTVRLSGKALLVIVNDVLDFSKVEAGKMELRLDAFSLHLSLLEVVKLFSPQAKAKHLSLNLDYPEHLPKVFIGDQGRVQQIFINLVNNAIKFTEVGTVNLSVEYSQQPSAEESVLVRVTDSGIGIAEESIGNLFMPFAQADSSTTRRYGGTGLGLAICQRIVSLMGGDISVTSGLGVGSEFSVSLPLQSVEDDVLSVSVTDSREQAVLSKLSGHVLLVEDTVVNQRVASHMLDSFGLKVMIARDGHEAIELFKRWGSKLSLILMDCLMPDLDGYEATMIIRELENLAQRTPIIALTASASLEAKQACFDAGMDDYVTKPFDRVGLYVCLRKWLNTKNAGVEQRLLASSDELTTTQYQRISPTELTKLSESMGDEFDALLQEYHKGAEAMIEELLQALQDKRYQDTIRLAHGLKSSSSYFGASSLQAQCLALEEGLKKQPILDEHIALAAGLFGTLSETMLEIEQHMRLYSK from the coding sequence GGCTTAATGTGCCGCAGTTTTTACCGGAAAAAATACAGTTATACCATGTTGGTTTTCGGCGCCGCCTTTTTCTCGGTATCGGGTTTAGAGCTTTGCTATTTTATTCTCAACTCCCCCTCGTTTTTAAGTGCTCAGCCATTATCGTTAAATACTGTAGCAATCTGGTCTGGGTTGATTACGCGTGGCTTTTTAGCCGCAGTATTACTTATTTGTGGAGTGTTGCTTAGCCGCTATGAGCGTTTAGCCAACGGCGGGAAAATGAGCATAATGGTGCTGGCTATTGGCAGCGTGATATTTTCTTTTCTAAGCGTCGCTTTTCTTTATGTTGTTTCTTTACCTTTCATGCAGGTGGCTTTAGCCCATCTTCATTCTGTGTTGGAATTGTTAGTGACTGCAGTATTTGCTATTGCCATTACCTATTTTGGTTGGCGTGGCAGGTGGTTAAATTGCACACTTGAATGTGGCGTATTTGCTTGTGTGTGTATTCAATTCATTTTGTACTTTTGGCCGGTTTCAGAAGACTTAGGGCTAAACAGCTTTGCGGTATTTTCTCTGTCGTTAATAAAACTAAGCAGTTACTTGGTAGTCGCCGTTGCCAGCTACTTGGAGTTACGAGCTCCTGCACCAGTGACTGCATTGGAGCGAGAGCGACGCCGTGAAGACCGTCTGATTCGCCTAATGGAACGGGCTCGGGGGAAACAACGCTCGTGGTTTAAACGCAGTAAAAGCTCCATAAGTACTTACGTTACTCTGTTGAGTGGTTGCCTGGTGGTAGCAGGGGTTACAGTAACCTATCTCATCTTTTATTTTTCTTTTGTTGCCAGTTTAGAGAGCGAGCGCGAGCAGCAACTAAGTTTACGAAATGCAATACAAGTTGAGCGTCTCGACCGTGAAATATCACACGCTTATGAAGAGCTCAGCCATTTAGCTGAGCAATCCTTGCTTAATGGCTTTATTCAGCAGCAGTTTGTAAACGACCAATTCGTAAATCTAGAACCTGATTTCTGGCATTCTCGTTTAAGTAGCGATATTCGACAGTTACTTAAACGGGAAAAAGCGCTACTAGCCGCGCATCTTATTGTGGTTAGCCAAGGCCAACAGTTTGAATATCTATCTGTAGGAAAGCGAATTGGTCACACCTTGCCTAAAGCATTGCTGTTAGATGCAGAAAAGTTGCCAGGTAGAGTGCATGCTCAAACAATCAGACAAAATAGCCATGGCGTATGGTATTTGGCAACCAGTGTGCTGCATAGCGATGGCGGTGTTGCTGCCATTTGGCTTTTTGAGTATCGCCTTGATGACCTATTTAAAGTATCGCAGCAAGCTTCATCAAATCGCTCTAGCCAGCATGCTGAAACCACCATTGGACCTTTATTAGTGTTCGACATTAATGGTGAGAGATTGTGGCGAAGTGAACATGGCCGGGGGCAGTCTACCAGTTTTCAAGCCTCAGAATACCAACGTATCAAGCAGCTAATTAACTCCCCAGTAAAAGAACTACCAGAGCAGGTAGTTAAGTTTGGCTCATACATTTTAAGTATTCAGCGCTTGCCTTATCTGCCGTCGAACAACCAAGAGTATTTGGACTTGGTACAAATAGCCGATTACGAGGAAACTATCGCAGCTTCACAAATGGCGGCCAAGCAAGCCCTATTAGCTGCTGCGGTGGTCATTGGTTTGATGGTGTTAGTAGGTTGGTTTTTTGCTCACACTATAGTCGCGCCATTGCGCTACATTACCAACGCTACTTTGTTATTTGGTGAGCGAAATATACAGGTGACCTTACCGGATAAGTCGAATGATGAAGTGGGCGTATTAGCCCGAGCCATAGGCCAAATGACTGCAAAAGTAGATGCTCGAACTGAACAGCTGAATGATGAAATTACCGAACACCAGCGCAGCCAGCAACAGCTAAGCATTGCTCGGCGAGACGCAGAAGCTGCTTCGCAAGCGAAAAGCGACTTTTTGGCCATGATGAGTCACGAGATCCGTACCCCGCTAAACGGTATTTTAGGCATGACTCAGTTACTCAGTGCTTCCTCGTTGTCTGAGGAGCAAATCGAGCACGTGAATACTGTTCGTCTTTCCGGCAAAGCCTTGTTAGTAATTGTTAACGATGTACTGGATTTCTCTAAGGTAGAAGCCGGTAAAATGGAGCTGCGTTTAGATGCTTTTAGCTTGCATTTAAGCTTGTTGGAGGTGGTTAAGCTATTCTCTCCTCAAGCTAAAGCCAAGCACTTGAGTTTGAATCTCGATTATCCCGAGCATTTACCTAAAGTGTTCATTGGCGATCAGGGCAGGGTGCAGCAAATATTCATCAATCTCGTCAACAATGCCATAAAGTTTACCGAAGTAGGCACGGTAAATTTAAGTGTTGAATATAGTCAACAGCCAAGCGCGGAGGAAAGTGTGTTGGTTAGAGTGACCGATAGCGGCATTGGCATTGCAGAAGAGTCTATTGGTAACTTGTTCATGCCTTTTGCTCAGGCTGATAGCTCAACAACTCGCCGTTATGGGGGAACCGGCTTAGGGCTGGCCATTTGTCAGCGCATTGTCTCCTTAATGGGTGGTGATATATCAGTTACATCGGGTTTGGGGGTTGGTTCAGAGTTTAGTGTGAGCTTACCTTTGCAAAGTGTTGAAGATGATGTGTTGAGCGTAAGTGTCACCGACAGTCGAGAGCAGGCGGTATTAAGCAAATTGTCTGGCCACGTGCTTTTGGTTGAAGATACGGTTGTAAATCAACGCGTTGCTAGCCACATGTTAGACAGTTTCGGCCTTAAAGTGATGATTGCCCGTGATGGTCATGAAGCTATAGAACTGTTTAAGCGTTGGGGTTCAAAGTTATCTTTAATTTTGATGGATTGTTTGATGCCTGACTTGGATGGCTATGAAGCCACCATGATTATTCGAGAATTAGAAAACCTTGCTCAACGCACTCCTATTATCGCTTTAACAGCTAGCGCTAGCTTGGAAGCAAAACAAGCCTGTTTTGATGCCGGAATGGATGATTATGTGACTAAACCGTTTGACCGAGTAGGTTTATATGTTTGCCTGCGTAAATGGTTGAATACAAAGAATGCTGGTGTAGAGCAAAGATTGCTAGCAAGTAGCGATGAACTTACCACAACTCAATATCAACGCATTTCACCAACTGAGCTTACTAAGTTGTCGGAAAGCATGGGTGATGAGTTTGATGCCTTATTACAGGAGTATCATAAAGGTGCTGAGGCGATGATTGAAGAGCTATTGCAAGCGCTACAGGATAAGCGTTATCAAGATACGATACGCTTGGCTCATGGGCTTAAATCTAGCAGCAGCTACTTTGGCGCTAGCAGTTTACAAGCTCAGTGTTTAGCGCTTGAAGAAGGCTTGAAAAAACAACCGATTTTGGATGAGCATATAGCACTTGCTGCTGGCTTATTTGGCACTCTTAGTGAAACTATGCTGGAAATAGAACAGCATATGCGCTTATATTCTAAATAG
- a CDS encoding methyl-accepting chemotaxis protein: protein MSISNKLLSAFGFVAVLMFCSAVIVFIQLDKITQKERQIVEVSVPVVAQSKEIERHLQQSLSALRAYLIHGADKQRAEHFQSLFEQSWLNIDLAVEQIQLLSDIAVPEQTLTSFLALKELQQQIIKISNSEDNLPAHALLLFDIAPLAEEAMNQVSSAVTEEISQPGLYSPKKRVRLLADMSEARNELANALTSLRSFIITGDKYEQEKYQEYFARHKQRVADVEAANTLFTEEQSRLWQQFVELVDIFVPLVDEMFVIRAAPDWNIANYRMANEVIPLVAEIELQLNDWNMQQQNVLVGHQQDLERLGEQVVLVVFAGAAIAALLGGLVVLWLTRQIKSNLALVNQRAMQIADGNLSQAALKVNSKDEVGQLTSSINAMAEQLKGLITEVNQTAADVSQSSVKVFDKSSGIGTALDEQRSKVDSAATAIEEMSVAAREIAQNTSQAADHARDCGDVASQGGQVVTDTISIMQKIEGSVSDSNQHIAKLNLAGEEVEKITDVIAGIAEQTNLLALNAAIEAARAGEQGRGFAVVADEVRSLASRTSQSTEEIARIINQIRSLTEAANQSMSKSTELVSSGRNVVNKAGDALHQVIDTTQGVTEMVTAIAAATEEQSAVATDVASTLETIALIAQDSVSEAQSSVDDAKSLEEKSNQLKQQIQRFVL from the coding sequence GTGTCTATTTCGAATAAGCTGCTATCAGCTTTTGGTTTCGTTGCTGTTTTGATGTTTTGTTCCGCCGTTATTGTGTTTATTCAACTAGACAAAATTACTCAAAAAGAGCGGCAAATTGTTGAAGTTAGTGTTCCTGTGGTTGCCCAAAGCAAAGAAATCGAACGACACCTTCAACAGTCACTTAGTGCTCTTCGGGCATACCTCATTCATGGCGCCGATAAACAACGCGCAGAGCATTTTCAAAGCCTGTTTGAACAGTCTTGGCTAAACATAGATTTGGCTGTAGAACAGATCCAGCTGTTAAGTGATATAGCGGTTCCAGAGCAAACCTTAACTAGCTTTTTAGCGCTAAAAGAATTGCAGCAACAAATTATTAAAATTTCCAATAGTGAAGATAATCTGCCCGCACATGCATTATTGCTGTTTGATATTGCGCCCTTGGCTGAAGAAGCGATGAATCAGGTTTCCAGTGCTGTCACCGAAGAAATCTCTCAACCCGGCTTATATAGCCCCAAGAAACGGGTGCGCTTGCTAGCGGATATGAGCGAAGCACGTAATGAACTGGCTAATGCCCTAACTAGTTTACGTAGCTTTATTATTACTGGTGATAAGTATGAACAAGAGAAATACCAAGAGTACTTTGCCAGACATAAACAGAGGGTAGCGGATGTAGAGGCAGCAAACACCTTATTTACCGAAGAGCAAAGTCGTTTGTGGCAACAATTTGTCGAGTTAGTTGATATTTTTGTTCCCTTAGTCGATGAGATGTTTGTGATAAGAGCAGCGCCTGATTGGAATATTGCCAACTACCGGATGGCCAACGAAGTCATTCCCTTGGTGGCTGAGATAGAATTGCAGCTTAACGACTGGAATATGCAGCAGCAGAATGTATTAGTCGGTCATCAACAGGATTTAGAGCGCCTAGGGGAGCAAGTTGTGCTGGTGGTATTTGCCGGCGCTGCTATCGCTGCTCTATTAGGGGGCTTGGTGGTACTTTGGTTAACTCGTCAAATTAAATCCAATTTGGCCTTAGTTAATCAACGAGCTATGCAAATAGCTGACGGTAACCTTTCACAAGCGGCTTTAAAAGTTAACAGTAAAGACGAGGTAGGGCAGCTTACTAGCTCAATCAATGCGATGGCAGAGCAGCTCAAAGGGCTAATAACCGAAGTGAATCAAACTGCTGCAGATGTGAGTCAAAGCAGTGTGAAGGTCTTTGATAAGAGCTCGGGCATTGGCACCGCTCTAGATGAACAGCGTTCGAAAGTCGATTCCGCAGCTACTGCCATTGAAGAGATGTCTGTAGCAGCCAGAGAAATAGCGCAAAACACTTCTCAAGCTGCTGACCATGCAAGAGATTGCGGAGACGTAGCAAGCCAAGGTGGGCAAGTGGTGACAGATACCATTTCCATTATGCAAAAAATCGAAGGTTCTGTAAGTGATAGTAATCAGCACATCGCTAAGTTAAACCTGGCCGGTGAAGAGGTAGAAAAGATTACCGATGTAATTGCTGGCATCGCTGAGCAAACTAATCTATTAGCGCTCAATGCAGCCATTGAAGCAGCACGTGCTGGCGAGCAAGGGCGTGGTTTTGCTGTAGTGGCTGACGAAGTGCGTAGCTTAGCAAGCCGAACTAGCCAATCCACTGAAGAGATTGCTCGAATTATCAACCAAATTCGTAGCCTAACTGAAGCGGCTAACCAGAGTATGTCAAAAAGTACTGAACTGGTTTCTAGCGGCCGCAATGTGGTGAATAAGGCAGGAGATGCGTTGCATCAAGTTATCGACACTACCCAAGGCGTTACTGAAATGGTTACGGCGATTGCGGCAGCTACCGAGGAACAATCTGCAGTGGCCACCGATGTGGCGTCGACTCTGGAAACAATTGCACTTATTGCCCAAGATTCAGTGAGCGAGGCGCAATCTAGTGTAGATGATGCTAAGTCTTTGGAAGAAAAATCCAATCAACTCAAGCAACAAATTCAACGTTTTGTATTGTAG
- the gmhB gene encoding D-glycero-beta-D-manno-heptose 1,7-bisphosphate 7-phosphatase, which yields MKQAAVFLDRDGVINHDRAYVSQVDDFEFIDGAIEAMQKLKEAGWLLVVVTNQAGIARGYFSEEQFLSLTEWMDWSLADRGVDLDGIYYCPHHSEYGDENYRQDCNCRKPKPGMLLEAAAELDIDLEKSWLVGDKASDILAAKNAGVPNRLLVSGQYDVSDQDKALATATISSLDEAAKYILQG from the coding sequence ATGAAACAAGCCGCAGTGTTTTTAGACCGAGATGGAGTTATAAACCACGATCGGGCCTATGTATCTCAAGTCGATGACTTTGAGTTTATCGACGGCGCTATCGAGGCGATGCAAAAACTTAAAGAAGCAGGTTGGTTGCTGGTGGTGGTAACCAATCAAGCGGGGATTGCGCGCGGTTACTTTAGTGAAGAACAGTTCTTAAGTCTAACCGAATGGATGGACTGGTCGCTTGCTGATCGCGGCGTCGATTTAGATGGCATCTATTACTGTCCTCATCACAGCGAATACGGTGATGAAAATTACCGCCAAGATTGTAACTGTCGCAAGCCCAAACCAGGTATGTTGCTAGAAGCTGCTGCTGAACTGGATATAGACCTAGAAAAGTCTTGGTTAGTTGGGGATAAAGCTTCAGATATCTTGGCCGCTAAAAATGCCGGAGTGCCAAATAGGTTACTGGTGAGCGGACAATACGATGTGAGTGACCAAGATAAAGCCCTAGCAACAGCTACAATCTCTTCCCTTGATGAAGCGGCTAAGTATATTTTGCAGGGCTAG
- the galU gene encoding UTP--glucose-1-phosphate uridylyltransferase GalU — protein MTQQVQKAVLPVAGLGTRMLPATKAIPKEMLPIVDKPLIQYVVQEAISAGIKEIILVTHSSKNSIENHFDTSFELEATLEKRVKRQLLNEVRSICPKDVTIMHVRQGVAKGLGHAILCAHPLIGDEPFAVLLPDVVLDDSTSDLRTENLADMVTKFNQTGSSQVMVEAVAQEDVSKFGIVDIDGKKLKPGESSDMIGSVEKPAIEEAPSNLAVVGRYVLSAQIWKELERTAPGAGDEIQLTDAIASLMEKETTQAYYMVGKSHDCGSKFGYMKAIVEFGLRHPELRDRFKKYLAELKL, from the coding sequence ATGACCCAACAAGTACAAAAAGCTGTACTACCGGTAGCAGGATTAGGAACAAGAATGCTACCTGCAACCAAAGCCATCCCTAAAGAGATGTTACCAATTGTAGATAAGCCTTTGATTCAATATGTTGTTCAAGAAGCTATATCTGCAGGCATTAAAGAGATCATTTTAGTAACCCACTCTAGTAAGAACTCTATAGAAAACCATTTTGATACTAGCTTCGAACTAGAAGCCACATTAGAGAAAAGGGTAAAGCGTCAACTACTAAACGAAGTACGTTCAATTTGCCCCAAAGACGTTACCATCATGCACGTTCGCCAAGGCGTTGCAAAAGGCCTAGGACACGCAATCCTATGTGCTCATCCCCTAATAGGTGACGAACCCTTTGCTGTCCTTCTACCCGATGTTGTGCTCGATGATTCAACCTCAGACCTGCGTACTGAAAACTTAGCTGACATGGTGACTAAATTTAACCAGACTGGCTCGAGCCAAGTAATGGTTGAAGCAGTCGCCCAAGAGGACGTGAGTAAATTTGGTATCGTAGATATTGATGGTAAGAAGCTAAAGCCGGGTGAATCATCAGATATGATAGGTTCGGTAGAAAAGCCAGCGATTGAAGAAGCGCCTTCAAACTTGGCGGTTGTTGGCCGCTATGTATTATCGGCTCAAATATGGAAAGAATTAGAAAGAACCGCTCCTGGTGCTGGTGACGAAATCCAACTTACTGATGCCATTGCAAGCTTGATGGAAAAAGAAACCACCCAAGCTTATTACATGGTAGGTAAAAGCCATGACTGCGGCAGTAAGTTTGGCTATATGAAAGCCATCGTCGAATTTGGCTTACGCCACCCAGAGTTAAGAGACCGCTTTAAGAAGTACCTTGCTGAGTTAAAACTTTAA
- a CDS encoding ComEA family DNA-binding protein — protein sequence MKLIQLVLVLVFSLINIQSALANENLTPINLNTASAEQLDSLKGVGESKSIAIVQYRKQHGNFKNIEQIVLVPGIGEKIYLDNKDRIYVD from the coding sequence ATGAAATTAATTCAGCTGGTACTGGTGCTTGTATTTAGTTTAATCAATATACAATCAGCCTTAGCTAATGAAAATCTAACACCAATCAACTTAAATACAGCCAGTGCAGAACAACTAGATTCTCTAAAAGGCGTTGGTGAGTCAAAATCCATCGCGATCGTTCAGTACCGCAAGCAACATGGCAATTTCAAAAACATTGAACAGATTGTGCTAGTGCCAGGCATTGGTGAAAAAATCTACTTGGATAACAAAGACAGGATCTACGTAGACTAA
- a CDS encoding YciI family protein, which produces MWYVIYAKDVANSLDKRKQARPAHLERLNALLNEGRLLVAGPMPAIDAEDPAEAGFTGSTVIAEFESLADAKAWADADPYVAAGVYAKVSVKPFKKVLP; this is translated from the coding sequence ATGTGGTATGTAATTTATGCGAAAGATGTCGCTAATAGTTTAGATAAACGCAAACAAGCTCGCCCCGCTCACTTAGAGCGTTTAAACGCTTTACTCAACGAAGGGCGATTATTAGTTGCCGGCCCAATGCCTGCCATAGATGCTGAAGATCCTGCAGAGGCCGGTTTTACTGGCTCAACAGTCATCGCTGAGTTCGAAAGTTTGGCTGATGCAAAAGCTTGGGCTGATGCTGACCCTTATGTTGCTGCAGGCGTTTACGCAAAGGTAAGTGTAAAGCCCTTCAAAAAAGTACTTCCTTAA
- a CDS encoding septation protein A, with amino-acid sequence MKQFFEFIPLIIFFAVYKMQDIYAATLALIISTALLLAISYIKNKKVEKMHLISFVLILVFGGLTLILRDDDFIKWKPTVINWIFGLVLLVSQFAFGSPLIKKMLGKEMTLPDDIWSKVNVAWALFFIACGTLNLYIAFSFSEEFWVNFKVFGLLGLTLVFTVGTVVYLYKHLPKEQKESLTEKKD; translated from the coding sequence ATGAAACAATTTTTCGAGTTTATCCCTTTAATTATTTTTTTCGCTGTATATAAAATGCAGGACATTTACGCGGCAACCCTAGCATTAATTATCTCTACAGCACTGCTATTGGCTATCTCATACATCAAAAACAAAAAAGTTGAGAAAATGCATCTCATCTCCTTTGTACTTATTTTGGTATTTGGTGGTTTAACCTTAATTCTGCGCGATGACGACTTCATCAAATGGAAACCTACCGTTATTAATTGGATATTTGGCTTAGTACTTTTAGTCAGTCAGTTTGCATTTGGTAGTCCGCTTATCAAAAAAATGCTTGGCAAAGAAATGACTTTGCCTGACGATATTTGGTCCAAAGTAAACGTGGCTTGGGCATTATTCTTTATCGCTTGTGGCACGCTAAACCTCTATATAGCCTTTAGCTTCTCAGAGGAGTTTTGGGTTAACTTTAAGGTATTTGGTCTACTTGGATTAACCTTAGTATTCACGGTTGGTACGGTGGTTTACCTTTATAAGCATTTGCCAAAAGAACAAAAAGAATCACTCACAGAGAAAAAGGATTAA
- the trpA gene encoding tryptophan synthase subunit alpha, with the protein MTQRYANLFEQLASQQQGAFVPFVTLGDPDLEQSLAIVDVLVEGGADALELGIPFSDPVADGPTIQGANVRALAADVTPPKCLEMLSAIRKKHPQVPIGLLLYANLVYSTGIDSFYQKLAAAGVDSVLVADVPIRESAPFREAADKHGLQSIFIAPPNADEATLAKVAEYGQGYTYLVSRAGVTGTETKAGAPVGELLNKLKQHNAPPALLGFGIATPQQVKETIEAGAAGAISGSAVVKIIENNLDDKAQMLVTLKQFACDMKAATV; encoded by the coding sequence ATGACGCAACGTTACGCTAACCTATTCGAGCAATTAGCCAGCCAACAACAAGGCGCCTTTGTTCCCTTTGTTACACTTGGTGATCCAGATTTAGAGCAATCGCTAGCAATTGTAGATGTCTTAGTTGAAGGAGGTGCTGATGCACTAGAGTTGGGTATTCCTTTCTCTGACCCTGTAGCCGATGGCCCAACTATTCAAGGTGCCAATGTACGTGCTCTAGCGGCTGATGTGACTCCGCCTAAGTGTTTAGAGATGCTAAGTGCGATTCGTAAAAAGCACCCACAAGTACCTATTGGACTGCTGCTTTACGCTAACTTGGTTTATTCAACCGGCATTGATTCCTTCTATCAAAAGCTTGCCGCTGCAGGAGTAGACTCGGTGCTAGTGGCAGATGTACCTATTCGTGAATCAGCGCCATTTAGAGAAGCCGCTGATAAACATGGCTTACAAAGCATCTTTATAGCGCCACCAAACGCCGATGAAGCTACTTTAGCCAAGGTAGCTGAATATGGGCAAGGTTATACCTACCTCGTTAGCCGAGCAGGTGTTACCGGTACAGAAACTAAAGCAGGCGCTCCAGTGGGAGAGCTGTTAAACAAGCTTAAGCAACATAATGCGCCGCCAGCCTTACTGGGTTTTGGAATAGCTACGCCTCAGCAGGTAAAAGAAACCATTGAAGCTGGAGCAGCTGGCGCCATTTCTGGCTCAGCCGTGGTTAAAATCATCGAAAACAACCTTGATGACAAAGCGCAAATGCTTGTAACACTCAAGCAGTTTGCCTGTGACATGAAAGCGGCTACCGTTTAG
- the trpB gene encoding tryptophan synthase subunit beta, translating into MSKLNSYFGEFGGQFVPQILVPALDQLEQAFIDAQEDPDFLKEFNGLLSEYAGRPTPLTLCRNLTAGTKTKIYLKREDLLHGGAHKTNQVLGQALLAKRMGKKEIIAETGAGQHGVATALACALLGLKCRVYMGAVDCERQKPNVFRMKLMGAEVIPVHSGSSTLKDACNEALRDWAASYDSAHYLLGTAAGPHPFPTIVREFQKMIGEEAKQQILEAEGRLPDAVIACVGGGSNAIGMFADFIKEEEVKLIGVEPAGKGIDTDQHGAPLKHGRKGMFFGMHSLLMQDPNGQIEESYSISAGLDFPSVGPQHAHLNAIGRAGYESATDEEALEAFQILAESEGIIPALESAHALAYALKLAKQDKDKEQILLVNLSGRGDKDIFTVAEIFEQRGSL; encoded by the coding sequence ATGAGTAAATTAAATTCATATTTCGGCGAGTTTGGTGGGCAGTTTGTGCCACAAATATTAGTGCCAGCACTCGACCAACTAGAACAAGCTTTTATTGATGCCCAAGAAGACCCAGACTTTTTAAAAGAGTTTAATGGACTACTAAGCGAATATGCAGGCAGACCAACCCCGCTAACCTTGTGCCGCAATTTAACTGCTGGCACTAAAACTAAGATCTACCTTAAGCGTGAAGACTTGCTGCACGGCGGCGCCCATAAAACCAACCAAGTACTTGGGCAGGCATTGCTTGCTAAGCGTATGGGCAAAAAAGAAATCATTGCTGAAACGGGTGCTGGACAACATGGCGTGGCAACGGCCTTAGCTTGTGCCCTGCTCGGCCTTAAGTGTCGTGTTTACATGGGTGCCGTTGATTGTGAACGCCAAAAACCTAATGTATTCAGAATGAAGTTGATGGGTGCAGAAGTTATTCCTGTGCATAGTGGTTCTTCAACTCTGAAAGATGCCTGTAACGAAGCATTACGTGACTGGGCTGCTAGTTACGACAGCGCTCACTACCTGCTAGGTACTGCGGCTGGCCCCCATCCATTCCCAACCATTGTGCGTGAGTTCCAGAAAATGATTGGCGAAGAAGCTAAACAACAGATCCTTGAAGCTGAAGGTCGCTTACCTGACGCAGTCATTGCATGTGTTGGTGGCGGATCTAACGCCATTGGCATGTTTGCTGACTTCATTAAAGAAGAAGAGGTAAAACTAATTGGCGTTGAACCTGCTGGCAAAGGCATAGATACCGACCAACATGGCGCGCCGCTTAAACACGGCCGTAAAGGTATGTTCTTTGGTATGCATTCATTATTGATGCAAGATCCAAACGGTCAAATTGAAGAGTCTTATTCTATTTCTGCTGGCTTAGATTTTCCGTCTGTGGGTCCGCAACACGCTCACTTAAACGCCATTGGCAGAGCCGGTTATGAATCAGCAACTGACGAAGAAGCCTTAGAAGCCTTCCAAATTTTAGCTGAAAGTGAAGGTATTATTCCGGCTCTTGAGTCTGCTCACGCCTTGGCTTACGCGCTTAAATTAGCGAAGCAAGATAAAGACAAAGAACAAATTTTGTTAGTAAATCTATCGGGACGTGGCGACAAAGACATCTTCACCGTAGCCGAAATATTCGAACAAAGAGGAAGCTTATAA